The Pseudorasbora parva isolate DD20220531a chromosome 19, ASM2467924v1, whole genome shotgun sequence genomic sequence TCAATTTcgcattaatgcaattatctaatcaaccaatcacattgcagttgcttcaatgcatttaggggtgtagtCCTGATCAAGACAAtttcctgaactccaaactgaatgtcagaatgggaaagaaaggtgatttaagcaattttgagtgtgacATGGTTGTTGGTACCAGACAGGCcgatctgagtatttcacaatctgctcagttactgagaTTTTCACatacaaccatttctagggtttaaaaacatccagtatacggcagtcctgtgggcaaaaatgcgttgttgatgctcgaggtcagaggagaatgggccaactgattcaagctgatagaagagcaactttgtcTGAAATatccactcgttacaaccgaggtatgcagcaaagcatttgtgaagccacaacacgcacaaccttaagGCAGATggtctacaacagcagaagaccccaccgggtaccactcatctccactacaaataggaaagagaggctaaaatttgcacaagctcaccaaaattggacagtggaagactggaaaatgttgtctggtctgatgagtctcgatttttgTTGaggcattcagatggtagagtcagaatttggcataaacagaatgagaacatggatccatcatgccttgttactgTTATGTTGTCACACTATCATAACATGTAGTGAACACTTGGGGTTAAACCACGTTCAATAAACACAGCCGAACATTCAGGAATACTTTACTTCTTCTGAATTTATTGTAAAGAACACAACAACTAATAATTACAAGTGGCAGTGCCACCTGCAGGCACAATAGGGGAAAAGCAGTATTACATACATAACAGTTACccctgtgcaggctgctggtggtggtgtaatggtgtgggggatgttttcttggcacactttaggccccttaatgccaattgggcatcatttaaatgtcacggcctacctgagcattgtttctgaccatgtccatccctttatgaccaccatgtacacatcctctgatggctatttCCAGCAGGCactgtcacaaagctcaaatcatttcaaattggttacttgaacatgacaatgagttcactgtactaaaatgacccccacagtcaccagatctcaacccaatagagcatctttgggatgtggtggaacgggagcttcatgccctggatgtgcatcccacaaatctccatcaactgcaagatgctatcctgtggatatgggccaacatttctgaagaatgctttcagcaccttgttgaatcaatgccatgtagaagtaaggcagttctgaagacaTAAGGGGGTCAAAAACAGaattagtatggtgttcataataatcctttaggtgagtgtaactTTAGCAGTCACATCAGACGATGGGACtgtgaataaataaattatcttaTCCAGGACCTCTTTTAGCTGCTTCTACACCAACCCTGCCATATGTTTATTCAAATAATCTGTATAGATACTGTCCTCTTAATTGAATGATATCTGGTCATTCCTCACTGCTTTATGAATAGAAATGCCATGTGTCTTTGTTGGTTTATATATGTCAGTCTAGAAAATCATCCATATAGCTGCATAAGGCTGGCAATCTCACATCTTGTCACAATTGAAAATCTCAAACACTGCCGTAAACAGGATGGTAGAGATTAAACAACTCATTGACATTCGTTTTCCAGTTCCTGACAACTAGTTATGAAATGCAATATAGGGTTTATATAACATAGTGCATGCCCCTCTGTATTTGTATTCTGTTTCCCTTTAGGCAAAACCAGAGCACTGCAATGTCTGAACCAGAGCTCATATAATCAATAGCATCTAATGTTGTTTATTGTTGCAGGGAGCTTGTACCACACAGCAGGGGACTACAGTAAACCGGTTATTATTTACATACACAATTATCCATACAAAGCTCAAATTCACTTGATGTCACCTGTAAATAATGAAAAGAAGCTTATAGTTTCTGCCTGTTAAACTCTGAAGATGTTTCACTGAGGTAGTTTGTCCAGATTGCGTAGTGTCGTCCCACACATCGACAAAAgtttgattgatttattgaacACAATGACACAAACCATAACTGAGCTAAATGTCCAGAGACACTGAGCAAAATGTCCAGAGACATTACCTTAGAAAATGACAGAAAAGTAAGATTTACTTTATCACTTTTGTGGAAAACAAAATGTCTGCTGTAAGAAGACAATTCAATGCTGGATCTACAAGTGTAGCATGcgttaaataatttcaaaggaAATCTTCGCTGTAGACGACCTGGCTCCGTTTGTCTCTGTATGAGCCCTTGGCACTGTTCTGCACAGCTATGAAGGATGGAAAAGTAGACAGAAATAGAAATAGGTTAGTCAAGTGTGCAACACTTGAGTCTCCTTGACAGTTTTTCCTGTGAAATGTCCTTATTTACCAAGAGAAGCCCAGACAGATTTCCCTGTGGCGGCATCAAGCATGGGCTGCTTCCTTGCAATGCTGACTTTGATATTGACGTCACCCACAGCAGTGCCATTCAGCTGAGAGGCAGAAAGAATGGAAAAACAGAAGGTTTTCtttcagtaaataaataaagatgtgTTTATTTcatctttaaaggggtcatatcaCAGAAAACaggattatttttttgtgcttttgtaaTAAAGGTGTGTTGACAAGTTCCACAGTCCACACCAGACAATTTATGGATGCTAAGCTGCAAACCATTAGCCTGATTATATACGATTAGCCTGTCATAACTAAGATTATTTACATATGGATGTCTTAAAAAACTACAACATGCTGAATTGAGTGTCAGAGAAGATGCATTGTACGTATAAAAATATGATGCTAGTGTAGAAAGTGGCCCCATAAAGAGAATGGACCACTGACCTCTGCCACAGCCTGGTCTGCTGATTCCATCTTCTCAAAGGTCACAAAGGCACAACTGGTAAGAGACAGAGggcaacattttttaaatattttgttttccCAGACATTTTTTATACGTCAAACGTTTGGGGTTAGTAAGAATTTTTTTGGTATCCCTTTGCTTAAagcctttatttttaattaattataaaagtatttttaatgcattaattatgccTTTTAATGCaccttataatgcattttatagtCTCATCATGAATAATTGTGACAACAgtaatataatacattataatatatctTTAGTAAGTATAATGCactaaaacatgacaaacaacaGTTTCAGATTTAACAAGGAATCTTTGAATATtattatgcattttaaaattatttatgaaaagatataatgcattataaagtaCATTAGGAATACCTTTATAATGTATTACACATAAAAGCTTTCAAtaagtgtaatttttttttaaagaaattgatacttttatttgttacgcatgcattaaattgatcataagtggcagtaaagacatttatgattTTACAACTTTCTTTTcgtctaaaaaaaaatcctaaaaaaatgtatcacggtTGCCACAAAAATGATTAATTGGCATAgctgttttcagcattgataataatcttgagtagcaaatcatcatattagaatgatttgtgaaggatcatgtgactcaagactggaataatgatgcagacaattcagctttgcatcacaggaatcaattacattttactatatatattccaacaaacatttttttaaattgtaataatattttacaatattacggtttttactgtatttttaaatgcagtatagctttactttttcaaaatctaaatttccccaaacatttgaatggtagtTTAGTTTTATACCCCTGGAAATCTACCATTACAAAAGAAAGAATTATAATAAAAACTTTCCTAGTGATAtgtctaaaattaaaaaatactatatCCTGGCTCAATTCCTTTCTGTTTCAATCCAATCAATCCTATAAGCTTTTCTATAGACAATCAAGTCAGTAGTCCCTCCCTTTTTAAATGTCCAAAAGTATCACAAAAGATTCATACTTGCGTGGCGAGTCCATTGAAAGGTCGATGATGTTGCCATGCTGAGCAAAGGCTGAGCGCAAACTGTCTTCCACTAAACCTGTGCCGTATACATACACCGTGTTTCCTTTGCGTACCCCTCTGCGCTCTGGATATGAGTCTGACCCTGAACAACATTACCGAAGAATTAGATTTTTAACAGAACAAAGCTCTTTACCATTAAGTATTACAAAATGCATATTCATGAAATATGATTGACAAACATtgcaataaaacaatataaacactgaaaacaagaaaattattttaaatcaacTTGTTGCACAGATTCACTTACGTCTGTAGGGTCCGTCTCGCTCTCGGTCTCGTTCTCGttctctgtctctttctctgtctcgATCTCTGTCCCTGTCTCGATCTCTGTCTCTATCCCGGCTCCTGTCACGTTCACCATCCCGTTCTCTCTCCCGGCCCCTTTCACGGTCCCTCTCTCTGTCCCGGTCTCTGTCTCTGTCCCGATCTCTCTCCCAGTCCATCTCTCTTTCCCGGTCCCTCTCAGAATCTCGACTTGACGTTCCTCCCTCGTCATCACGAGATCTATCTCCAGGAACAAAACTGTGGGATAGAAAAACACAGCCTAAAATTTGACTGCAATACTGTTTTTCaatgaaagatttttattattagtattattctTTACACTGAGTCTGACAGTCTCACCTCTCATACAGGGATTTCCTGAGGGCTCGTTTAGCAGACTAAAGAAAGAAGCACAACATTATGTAAAGTCAAGTCTACTGACACATCCATTtattatacataaaaaaagttgctgtttggatttaaataggcaaatacCTAGTCTATGATTgaatcattattgcagtgattgttatgtttctagcatgtttggcaacagttcttttAACCCTAACTGATGGattgtgtagcttttcattttttaaacaaccatgtagacACATTATGGCCATATTgtaggatgacaatgtcaagatgaTCAGGATtaaattgtgaaagaatggttgggaaggagcatgaagaatcattttcacacatgaattggcacctcTGAGTCCAAAAAagtagactttacagagtgcttgacttgcattgtcaatacaagatcttgaccaaaaattgatgcacctcttgatggaaataacatcacagcctttatttccatcaagaggctCATTAATTAGGGttggaagaactgttgccaaacacaTCTTGCTGTTGTCTCTACTTTATAAAAGCTGTAAGCCACATAAGAACGTGGCTAATAAATCACTGAAATGTACAGCCGCGAGCGGATCCTTTCGACAGTGTAAAACAACATTACATCAGAAGGCTCTTCATCTGTAGAGACGCTCCTTTGAAATGGCAGGAATGCTGGGGCAGAACCTTTTTCAGGATCCTGGGAAACAAAAACTCCATAATTAGCTATGtatgaaaaatagaaaaatttaatttttgtcgACTTGACATTAATGAGGTGAAAAAATGTCTCTTACTTTCAGTTTACCCTCAAGTGTTCTGGAGCGCTTGAATCCAGAGTTCTTGTTTTCTGATTTGATGGCACTAATCGCTCCGGACTTGATCAGCATTTTCGCTTGCTCTGTTGCTGTCGCTGTGTCCACCACTGGCTGATCTGACAAAGCTTAAAAGAGACAGCGAGAGATCATTTGTAGAGCACCGATTTCATGCAATCTTATTTCAGGAACGTCTGGAAATTTCACAGATCCAGAGATTGACTTACTGCGCTTCAGTCCCGTCTGACTCGTCTGATTGGTGAAGCTCTGTTTCTTCAGAGCCATTAGGGCCTTTTTCTACATAAAGTGAAGCGAAATATTCTAAATGTCAAATGGATAGTTTATTTGGTAAAAttcataattataatataaaaagtcaaaatgatgacatacTAAGTTTACTGATGCatgtttttttccttcttcttataaatataaaataatgagcAAAACAAAATACTATTGAAGGCCATTTTCACCatataagaaaaaaacatgcatcTGTAAATCTCAGTAGACCAGATGaatcttttcttcttctttttttacttgAGGTGAGAAAATACACTATTATCTTCTGTTAAGCTGTTTTACAGCTGGAATTAGTTAATGACTGAACATTTTGCGAcatcaacacattttttttttttttactgtgaagCTGGTTTGAAAAAGTAAGGCaccatataaataaatgtgacgaGTAATTTATGGTAATACAAAAGTAGCCTCAGAAAATCAAGTTACGTATATTGAGAACAGTAAATATAGTTTTTCACCTTTTTCTTTAATTTGGCATATTTCTTCTGCAATGCTTCCTCCTCGTCTGTCAGTGAACTGGGAAATATTGCCATTTCGATGAATCTcgagaaaaacaacaacaggaaTGTGTTATAGCAGATGTCTTTTCCAGTCAATGTATCACTTTAACATGTTAACGATGTTTCCGATGTTACAAGGGGCTTTTAACAGTTTGCATTAAAATATACATGTGCAAACTGCATAAAAGACGAccctttatatttaattaccCTGAAATCAAAGGATGAATTTATAAGAATGAACGTATGCGGTATTCCTCACTCGGCGCGCAAATGTGACGTCATCTGTTATCTTCCGAGGAACCAGctgcaaaatatatatatattatattttatcttttttctaCTATTTTTAACGGGAATTCAAATGTAAATTTATTTTAGGTCAGGCACATAGACCGTTATGTTGTaaagtactaaataaaaaatacaacaaaaaaaattaataacatcCGTCCCTGTTATTCTGCGCAGCTTCCTGCagaactgaaactttactgaaGAACTGCAGACAGAGTGACATGGACAAAATAGGTATGAAATATTTCATAattctgttttttatttgtatttacgtAATTTGCAATCGTGGTATAATAAAATAACCTGCAGCCATTTAAGCATTTAGCTGCTCAAAAGTCGCATATCATGACAGCCAGCTCAGCAACTAAACTGACAGTAATGGTCCATTGGGTTTTATGGGCTTTTTGCTATCACGTCAGATTGTAGTCTTTGCATTTGCCTGTAATTCCATCGGTACTGATGAACTGCTGTTCTTTCTTTTCTGTCTGTAGATTTGCCCCCAGTTGGTCCAAATGACTTGCCTCTGTCTCTGCTGGAGATGGGATGCTCTGGGAGATTTGAGCTCATCACACACCCACTGCCCAAAAACAAGCCCCTGCCTCCACACAGCACAGTTAGTCATTTATTAGTACAAAAATAATAACAGtattcatgtgtgtgtgagctgatatatttatatttaagttacacatttttttattcattctgTATTTAAATTACAGCTCCCCCATGGGCTTCCTCCTACTTGTCTGGACTTAAAAACAGAGGTAGAAAAGCGTTTTCTGCGAGATCCTGCTTGGCTTCCAGTACATGATGTAGATGATGCCTTCCACAAGTTCCTTAAGTATGAAATGAGACGTATTCAGAAGATAGTGCTTGTCTTTGCAACATATATTTCATACCTTTAAGCAGTTTTGTCTATTACAAATTTGTCCTTTA encodes the following:
- the nelfe gene encoding negative elongation factor E, which gives rise to MAIFPSSLTDEEEALQKKYAKLKKKKKALMALKKQSFTNQTSQTGLKRTLSDQPVVDTATATEQAKMLIKSGAISAIKSENKNSGFKRSRTLEGKLKDPEKGSAPAFLPFQRSVSTDEEPSDSAKRALRKSLYESFVPGDRSRDDEGGTSSRDSERDREREMDWERDRDRDRDRDRERDRERGRERERDGERDRSRDRDRDRDRDRDRDRERDRERERDRERDGPYRRSDSYPERRGVRKGNTVYVYGTGLVEDSLRSAFAQHGNIIDLSMDSPRNCAFVTFEKMESADQAVAELNGTAVGDVNIKVSIARKQPMLDAATGKSVWASLAVQNSAKGSYRDKRSQVVYSEDFL